In uncultured Bacteroides sp., the DNA window AGCACAACGAACGTGAAAGGTATCTTGCAGTTAAACTGTAACAGTACGGATTTTTATACTGAAAAGCCTTATCCGGTATACTTATACTACAATCCCTACAAAGAAACCAAAAGCATAACTTATCACTCTTCGCAAGCCTGTGACCTTTTTGATATTGTAGCCAAAGAATATGTAGCTAAAGATATTAAAGCCGATGGCTCTTTTGAGATACCCGCCAATGAGGCACGGGTAATTGTTGAACTTCCGGCAGGAACTAAACTAAGTTTAAGCAATGGCAAAATAATTGCGAATAAGCAGTACATAATTTCATATCATTAAATCTTAATAGACCATGAGAAATCATTTATTATTTCTAACATTTTTCCTTTTTGTATGTGCAGCTGTTTCTGCACAGCAAACAAAGAAAATATCCGGCTCGGTATATGACCAGAGTACCGGAGAAGCCTTAATCGGTGTGTCTGCAGTAGAGAAAGGAACCGGCAACGGTACTATAACTGACCTTGACGGCAAGTATTCATTAAGCATAACCTCCAATCAGGTTTCCTTTTCGTACGTAGGTTATAAAACTCAAACCATAACGGTTAATCAGAGTGGAACAATCAATGTAAAACTAATATCCGACAATAAACTTGAAGAGGTCGTGGTTATTGGCTACGGTACACAAAAGAAAAGTGACCTTACCGGTTCGCTGGCTTCTATCAGTAGTAAAGACATCAAAAACTATGCGGTATCTAATGCTTCGGAACTACTAACAGGTAAAGCAGCCGGTGTGTTTGTTGCTGCCAGCTCGGGACAACCGGGTTCGGATGCGGTAATTCGTGTAAGAGGGTTGGGTACCGTGAATGACAACAACCCGTTATACGTTGTTGACGGACAGTTCATGGATAATATCAGCACGCTGAACCCTTCGGATATTGAACACATAGAGGTACTGAAAGATGCGTCTGCTTGTGCCATCTACGGATCGAAAGGTTCAAACGGGGTAATCCTTATTACCACAAAAGGAGGAGTTAAAGGACAAACCATTATCACGCTGGATGCTTATACTGGCATTAAAAATAGCTACAAAGCATTAAATATGATGAATAGCGAACAGTATTATAATTTCATCACAGAGGCTTACAAGGACGACAGCAGTTTCCAAAACTCGATGAAAGAGAAATTCACTAACCAATATAATAAAGGGTATGATACTGACTGGTGGAAGGCAGTTACGCATACCGCTTTTACTCAAAACTACAATGTCAGTGTTCGCACAGGAACGGACAAGTCACGTTCATCTCTCAGTCTGGGCTATATTGACGACCAGGGAGCAATCATTACTACTGATTTTCAAAGACTTACATTAAAATTAAGTCAGGAATATGATTTGAGCAAGTATATCACAGTAGGAACAAATATAAATCTGGCTAAAATTAAGAAACGGGATGCCGGAGCCATTCCTTCATTTGATTTTATCCAAAAAGCAGATCCGTTCACTCCGGTTATCAGCCCATTGGTAGATCCATCTTCTGAAAACTATAAGTATAACAAGTATGCTCCTACCGAATGGTCGTATGACCCCAATCCGGTTTCCATGCTTGAGCTGCCTAACAGATATGACGACATCTTCAATGTATTCGGCAATGTTTATGCTCAGGTTAAGTTATACAAAAACCTGACATACCGGGTACAATACAGTTTTGAAAGATATCATGATACCTTTAAAGATTTTCGTCCCATCTTTTCATCGACTTTCTCCGATGATAACCTGGCCAATCAAGAGAGCAAGTACAGTATTGAAACTCAATTAAATAATAACAGCAATGTAACTTTTAACTCTTTGGTTGAACAACGCCTCAACTATAACACAACTATCGGGAAGCATAAACTGGATGCAATGGTAGCTATAACTTACGAAAAGAATAAAGATGAAAGCATCAATGCTTTTAAAAGAAACGCTCTGGGCAACGAAGATATTTATCAGATACTCGATGCGCAAACCGCAGGAGATAAAGTTTCGGGTTCTAAAGAGACTTCCTCCATGTTGTCTTATCTGGGACGTATCAATTATTCGTATGACGACAGATATCTGGCAACAGTAAACTTCCGTGCCGACGGCTCTTCTAAGTTTGCCAAAAATAACCGATGGGGATACTTCCCTTCTCTGTCAGTGGGATGGAGAATCAGTAATGAAGAGTTCTTCAAGAATCTGAATATCGACAACGCAATGTCAAATCTGAAACTACGCGTGGGATGGGGACAAAACGGCAACCAACGCATAGATACCAGTGCACCGCTAACACTAATCGGCACAAATGATGAAATGCAATGGTATTTCGGGAACGGTTATTCTCAAGGCTATACACCCACTTATGTGGGGAATGCGGATATTAAATGGGAAACCAGTCAGCAAACCAATGTAGGAGTGGACATGTCTTTCCTGAGAAACAGCTTGGATGTAAGCATGGACTTTTACGTAAAGAAGACCAGTGATATGTTACTGAATATGCCTATACCTTCGTTCGGAGCATTTCCTAACAGCCCCTACTTCAACGCCGGTAATCTGAAGAATACGGGATTTGAATTGGTAGCCAACTATCGGAATCATATCGGTAGAGATTTCAACTACAACATAGGAGCAAACCTCTCTACTTATAAGACCAAAGTGACCAAACTTACTTCCGAATATTTAAGCGGCAATGTGAGCCGTACCTACGTGGGAGGACCGATAGGACGTTTTTGGGGATATAAACAAATAGGTATCTTCCAGAATCAGGCAGAGATTGACAGTTATGTAGACAAGGACGGAACAAAGATTCAACCGAATGCGAAGCCCGGCGATTTCAAGTTTGCCAAACTGGGCGAATCCGGCCAACTGAATGACGACGATGATCGCACATTTATAGGAAACCCCAACCCGGACATTATTTATGGATTCAATTTGGGATTCGCCTATAAGAGCTTTGACCTCAGCATGGCCTTTCAGGGAACGCTTGGTAACGATATATGGAATGTAGCAAAGGGTACTCTTTCTTCGGCCGGTCGCCAGAACGCATTGGAAGAAGCTTATACCAAAGCATGGACCAAAGAGGGAGATAATGCCAAATATCCGCGCATCACAAATTCCGACAGCAACAATAACATGAGGAATTCTTCTTTCTATGTGGAAGATGGCTCTTATCTCCGTTTGCAGAATATACAACTAGGATATACCATTCCTGAAGCTCTTTGCCTAAAAACAAAGTTGTTCTCCAGTTGCAGGTTCTATATCAGCGGACAGAACCTATTAACTCTGACGGGATATTCGGGACTTGACCCGGAACTGGGAATCAACAGTCCGCTGGATATGGGAGTTGACACTACTCATTATCCTTCATCCCGCACATTTACCGTTGGCGTTAATATGCAATTTTAAACCGAAACTAAAAAACAGAGTATCATGAGAAAAATTATATATACCATTTGCTGCATCCTTGCCGGAATAGGATTATATAGCTGTTCGCTGGACGAGCCAAGCTATGGCAAGACCACCAGTGATAACTATTATCAGAAAGAGAGTGATATAGAACAAGCACTGACAGGTGCTTACCTGCAATTGAGAACCACGTGGAATGAATATGCGCTGAATCATTACTTCATAGGCGACTGTACTACGGACGATGCACTTAAAGGCGGAGGTGGCGATGGCGACCGTGCCGAAGTGCAAGACCTGTCCAACTTCACGGTCTATACCACCAATGGTGAAGTAGGACGTCGTTGGGAGATTCTTTATCGATTAATCAATCGTTGCAACGATGTTATCTACTACGCTCCGAATGCCACAGGAGACAAGACAACCTTAACCCGCTACGCCAATGAGGCCAAAGCTTTAAGAGCCTTCGGATATTACTGTCTGGTAACAACGTTCGGCGAAGTACCGTTGGTTACCGTGCCCATGCAACCCACCGAAATATTAAAGGTTCCACGTTCTTCGACTGAAGATGTATACAATCTCATCATAGCCGACCTTACCGATGCATCCGAATTACCCGCCAAAAGTGCTTACAGTGCGGCCGATGCTTACCGGGTGACACGTGGATTTGCCAAGACGATGCTCGCCAAAACGTATATGTTCAAGGGCGACTATGCTTCTGCCGAAACAGTACTTCATGAGATTGTTGATGTGGACAAAGACTATGCGTTATTGAGTGATTACGGAATGAACTGGCGCCCGGCTTATGAAAACAGTACGGAATCTGTGTTTGAAATAGCCAACAAAGTATACGACAAGACAGTGGCTACCGGAACAAATGTTCCCCATTTCTTCACCAGCAGACGGGTAACCGGCTATCAGGGATATGGTTTCCATGTGCCTACGCAAGACCTCTATAACGCTTATGATAATGACGACCCCCGCATCACTTACGTATTTACTCAAACAGGCGACAGGTATGTAGGAGATACTGAAGAGCAGGATAACACCGAATCTCCAACCGGATATCAGGATTATAAGATGACTGTTCCGGCAGTTGAGAAGCAAGGATTAGATGTGTGGATGATTAGTTACAACATTCGTTTGATACGCTACTCTGATGTTCTCTTAATGTATGCTGAGGCACTCAATGAGAATGGGAAATCATCTCTTGCCCTGCCTTATCTGAATGAGGTAAGAGGTAGAGCACGCAATAGTAACCCGATAGATCCCCGGAGAGATATGCAAAAGTATACTCCGCCTACCACAAGCAATACGTTGAAAGATATCACAGAAACCAATCAAGATGCACTCAGAACAATCATCTGGCACGAACGCCGCTGTGAATTGGGTATGGAAGGATGGAGACGCGACGACCTGATGAGGCAGAAACGTTTCGGCACTGTGATGCGGGCCTATGCCAGCAAGTATAATACCTCGAAAGGAGCTAATTTTAAAGATGACAGAGATTACTTACTTCCCATTCCACAAGGTGAGCGAGACAAGAGTAATGATGTGTTAACTCAGAATCCGGGCTATTAATGCAGAAAGAATGATGCGTATTCTCTTCATGTAGAATACGAACAATACCTATAAAGGGACTGCCGGATGAATATCTGACAGCCCCTTTTGAACTTTATCAACTATGAGAACGAATCCCTTCCGTCGTTTCTTTTATCGTAAACTAAATAAATTCCTTATATTTGTTATCACGATAAATTCTCTAAATCAAGATACCTTTAAATGAAAAAACTATTTGGAATAGAAATAAGTTGTATGCTTCTTATCCTCTTTGCTACTCCT includes these proteins:
- a CDS encoding TonB-dependent receptor; translation: MRNHLLFLTFFLFVCAAVSAQQTKKISGSVYDQSTGEALIGVSAVEKGTGNGTITDLDGKYSLSITSNQVSFSYVGYKTQTITVNQSGTINVKLISDNKLEEVVVIGYGTQKKSDLTGSLASISSKDIKNYAVSNASELLTGKAAGVFVAASSGQPGSDAVIRVRGLGTVNDNNPLYVVDGQFMDNISTLNPSDIEHIEVLKDASACAIYGSKGSNGVILITTKGGVKGQTIITLDAYTGIKNSYKALNMMNSEQYYNFITEAYKDDSSFQNSMKEKFTNQYNKGYDTDWWKAVTHTAFTQNYNVSVRTGTDKSRSSLSLGYIDDQGAIITTDFQRLTLKLSQEYDLSKYITVGTNINLAKIKKRDAGAIPSFDFIQKADPFTPVISPLVDPSSENYKYNKYAPTEWSYDPNPVSMLELPNRYDDIFNVFGNVYAQVKLYKNLTYRVQYSFERYHDTFKDFRPIFSSTFSDDNLANQESKYSIETQLNNNSNVTFNSLVEQRLNYNTTIGKHKLDAMVAITYEKNKDESINAFKRNALGNEDIYQILDAQTAGDKVSGSKETSSMLSYLGRINYSYDDRYLATVNFRADGSSKFAKNNRWGYFPSLSVGWRISNEEFFKNLNIDNAMSNLKLRVGWGQNGNQRIDTSAPLTLIGTNDEMQWYFGNGYSQGYTPTYVGNADIKWETSQQTNVGVDMSFLRNSLDVSMDFYVKKTSDMLLNMPIPSFGAFPNSPYFNAGNLKNTGFELVANYRNHIGRDFNYNIGANLSTYKTKVTKLTSEYLSGNVSRTYVGGPIGRFWGYKQIGIFQNQAEIDSYVDKDGTKIQPNAKPGDFKFAKLGESGQLNDDDDRTFIGNPNPDIIYGFNLGFAYKSFDLSMAFQGTLGNDIWNVAKGTLSSAGRQNALEEAYTKAWTKEGDNAKYPRITNSDSNNNMRNSSFYVEDGSYLRLQNIQLGYTIPEALCLKTKLFSSCRFYISGQNLLTLTGYSGLDPELGINSPLDMGVDTTHYPSSRTFTVGVNMQF
- a CDS encoding RagB/SusD family nutrient uptake outer membrane protein; the encoded protein is MRKIIYTICCILAGIGLYSCSLDEPSYGKTTSDNYYQKESDIEQALTGAYLQLRTTWNEYALNHYFIGDCTTDDALKGGGGDGDRAEVQDLSNFTVYTTNGEVGRRWEILYRLINRCNDVIYYAPNATGDKTTLTRYANEAKALRAFGYYCLVTTFGEVPLVTVPMQPTEILKVPRSSTEDVYNLIIADLTDASELPAKSAYSAADAYRVTRGFAKTMLAKTYMFKGDYASAETVLHEIVDVDKDYALLSDYGMNWRPAYENSTESVFEIANKVYDKTVATGTNVPHFFTSRRVTGYQGYGFHVPTQDLYNAYDNDDPRITYVFTQTGDRYVGDTEEQDNTESPTGYQDYKMTVPAVEKQGLDVWMISYNIRLIRYSDVLLMYAEALNENGKSSLALPYLNEVRGRARNSNPIDPRRDMQKYTPPTTSNTLKDITETNQDALRTIIWHERRCELGMEGWRRDDLMRQKRFGTVMRAYASKYNTSKGANFKDDRDYLLPIPQGERDKSNDVLTQNPGY